A window of Caldicellulosiruptoraceae bacterium PP1 contains these coding sequences:
- a CDS encoding GNAT family N-acetyltransferase — translation MEYRTLNPNEFNQWLDHCVYVFNEGKYSESFRYYFKNHFINDPYADFDSIFVAMDGEEIAATVRLFYRDIYLNGKKIKTGGIGEVSTKPQYRGMGLATNLLNMAINKMEEKSINVSLLFASRHTFYNMFDYQLIETPINIVEVNKDQKIFDIQIRDTEFSWDLKDIMNIYETYSSKFNSTVVRTEDYWQNWVRQEYRNSLVALDNNKIIGYIFYDVGNERVNIKEFGFIDNVDKSLIFDAFLQNIANKIEREKSIFTFPSVIKSNYASVESDFDKSKMYRLVKSFELNGKLIDTNQKLIDVLKTDKLLFWSTDGY, via the coding sequence ATGGAATATAGAACTCTAAATCCAAATGAGTTTAATCAGTGGCTTGATCATTGTGTTTATGTTTTTAATGAAGGAAAATATTCTGAAAGCTTTAGGTATTATTTCAAGAATCACTTTATAAATGACCCATATGCTGATTTTGATAGCATTTTTGTGGCAATGGATGGTGAGGAGATTGCTGCTACAGTTAGACTATTCTATCGAGATATATATTTAAATGGTAAAAAGATTAAAACTGGTGGAATAGGAGAGGTTAGCACAAAACCTCAATATAGAGGTATGGGGCTTGCAACAAATCTTTTGAATATGGCAATAAATAAAATGGAAGAAAAAAGTATAAATGTTTCTCTTCTTTTTGCAAGCAGGCATACTTTTTATAACATGTTTGATTATCAACTTATTGAAACTCCAATAAACATTGTAGAAGTAAATAAAGATCAAAAGATATTTGATATACAAATTCGTGATACTGAGTTTTCTTGGGACTTAAAAGATATTATGAACATATATGAAACATATTCATCTAAATTTAATAGTACAGTTGTTCGAACAGAAGATTACTGGCAGAATTGGGTAAGGCAAGAATACAGAAATTCACTTGTTGCTCTTGATAACAACAAGATTATCGGCTACATATTTTATGATGTTGGAAACGAAAGAGTAAATATAAAGGAATTTGGCTTTATTGATAATGTGGATAAAAGTTTGATTTTTGATGCATTTTTGCAGAATATAGCAAACAAGATTGAAAGAGAAAAATCAATTTTTACTTTTCCTTCTGTAATAAAATCTAATTATGCAAGTGTAGAAAGTGATTTTGACAAAAGTAAGATGTATAGGCTTGTTAAGTCATTTGAGTTAAATGGGAAATTAATTGATACAAACCAAAAACTAATTGATGTTTTAAAAACAGATAAATTGCTATTTTGGAGTACTGATGGTTATTAA
- a CDS encoding putative bifunctional diguanylate cyclase/phosphodiesterase, which yields MNTILTTQIAKLLEQYEKCDIEINLFTREYIIKIAENKYIITPHEFKELLKNFLSRDMIIKLENLIYNSIQNNKNKISTQYILKNKKIIDFNLKINFLIDVPASIAGNIVINEIKEIHQKENESINNISNKKMEYTVIRDNAHNSFNKHFSNEKNDNENFWLMYFELNNFSLINDIYGHDIGEKLINKVQNEIEKYIPNNWLLSRIGGDEYLIITNNCTFQEIENRLYSVFKRFNSPFHLEKRLIVYTTCSIGIVKYPENGITFEELFKNAELAMLKAKQKSKLVGDSFFELYTPQLTFDTIKRVECEKNIRLAIDNDQFIMFYQPKISTITKNIVGFEALIRWNNGENRFISPSDFIPIAEETGLIINLGYKSIEMVCKDINNWVQKGYNILPISINLSSKQFLDANFLNKLYEICDIYKINYNLINIEITERTMIYNIEKTRQILNKLREKGVKIIIDDFGKEYSSLFILTELPIDEIKIDNIFISQIEYDEKKIIVLKTIISMANQLGIKVTVEGVENKKQFEIVKELQADFVQGFLFSQPVFPSEVEKILKNNTE from the coding sequence ATGAACACAATACTTACCACACAGATTGCAAAATTGTTAGAACAATATGAAAAGTGTGATATAGAAATAAATCTTTTCACAAGAGAATACATAATTAAAATAGCTGAAAACAAATATATAATCACACCACACGAATTTAAGGAACTACTTAAAAACTTTCTTTCACGTGATATGATAATTAAATTGGAGAATTTAATTTACAATTCAATTCAAAATAATAAAAATAAAATATCAACACAATACATTTTAAAAAATAAAAAAATAATTGATTTTAATCTAAAAATTAATTTTTTAATTGACGTTCCAGCTTCAATTGCTGGTAATATAGTAATTAATGAGATAAAAGAAATTCATCAAAAAGAGAATGAATCTATCAATAATATTAGCAATAAAAAAATGGAGTATACTGTTATTAGAGATAATGCACATAATTCATTTAATAAACATTTTTCAAATGAGAAAAATGATAATGAAAACTTTTGGCTTATGTATTTTGAGTTGAATAATTTTTCTTTAATAAATGATATATATGGTCATGATATTGGGGAAAAATTGATAAACAAGGTTCAAAATGAGATTGAAAAATATATACCAAATAATTGGTTATTATCAAGAATTGGTGGAGATGAGTATTTAATTATTACAAATAACTGCACATTCCAGGAAATAGAGAATAGGCTCTATTCAGTATTCAAACGTTTTAATTCTCCTTTTCATCTTGAGAAAAGGTTAATTGTTTATACAACATGTTCTATTGGTATTGTAAAATATCCTGAAAATGGAATAACATTTGAAGAACTTTTTAAGAATGCAGAATTAGCTATGCTAAAGGCAAAACAAAAAAGCAAGTTAGTAGGTGATAGCTTTTTTGAGCTTTATACTCCCCAACTAACCTTTGATACAATTAAAAGAGTAGAATGTGAGAAAAATATTAGACTTGCAATTGATAACGACCAATTTATTATGTTTTATCAACCCAAAATTTCTACAATAACAAAAAATATTGTTGGTTTTGAAGCACTAATAAGATGGAATAATGGTGAAAACAGATTTATTTCACCAAGCGATTTTATTCCAATAGCAGAGGAAACAGGACTTATAATAAATCTTGGATATAAATCAATAGAAATGGTATGCAAAGATATAAATAACTGGGTACAAAAAGGATACAATATTTTACCTATATCAATTAATCTTTCTTCAAAACAGTTTTTAGATGCAAATTTTTTGAATAAACTATATGAAATTTGTGATATTTATAAAATCAATTATAATTTGATTAATATTGAAATAACTGAAAGAACCATGATATATAATATTGAGAAAACTAGACAAATACTAAATAAATTAAGAGAAAAAGGTGTAAAAATAATTATTGATGACTTTGGTAAAGAATATTCATCATTATTTATATTAACTGAACTTCCTATTGATGAAATAAAGATAGACAATATATTTATATCGCAGATTGAGTATGATGAGAAAAAAATTATTGTTTTAAAAACAATAATTTCAATGGCAAACCAATTGGGAATAAAAGTAACTGTTGAAGGAGTTGAAAACAAAAAACAATTTGAAATAGTAAAAGAGCTTCAAGCAGATTTTGTTCAAGGTTTTCTATTTAGCCAACCTGTTTTTCCTAGTGAGGTTGAGAAGATATTGAAGAATAATACAGAATGA
- a CDS encoding ABC transporter substrate-binding protein: MALRRHVSIFLVAVFVITSVLSFSFDSKNNKAQAAVKPKVFTMFSADASVTPHPDLFSSKIGQEITKRTGVRLKVEYLVGLDQATKVSLMLASGDLPDFVYGSGEHQQFIRAGAVVPLEDYINKYGKYSKQIYSDSDFKKLTLTDGHIYFLSYNRNEVSPSTKGDYAFWTQIEALKEAGYPTFKYWEDYVPFIKNYVKKHPTTDGAKTIGLTITTEGARFYMITNPPKFLMGSQDDGAFIVNQKTYEAKMFAMSSGAYKFYKSLNSLWQEGILDKEMFVQSHDQYLAKIAQGRVVSTFGRNFHLTNTWNSLRQQGKFSKAPAVPFPLVFKGTKRSRYLMVSTIGTRDGISISKKCKDPVAAFKFLDALCQVDIQKLMYWGIKGQDYTVENGKMTVSQKQMEMRRDPVYQKKQGIGYWEIFPHAYLKLQDGNYRRPEFDPEIAYRDYTKEEKEVLDAYKFKSFMQFYDPPEQSKYGYAWEISVPSDRQDITVGNQKRDDLSRKYIPQLVMAPKGRFDDLWKRYVNDMNKTNPKAAEEFYTQQIKWRLDKWY, translated from the coding sequence ATGGCATTAAGAAGACATGTTTCCATTTTTTTAGTTGCTGTTTTTGTTATTACTTCTGTTTTGAGCTTTAGTTTTGATAGTAAGAATAACAAAGCTCAAGCAGCTGTAAAGCCAAAGGTTTTTACAATGTTTAGTGCTGACGCTTCAGTAACACCACACCCAGATCTATTCTCATCAAAAATAGGTCAAGAGATAACAAAAAGAACTGGTGTTAGACTAAAAGTTGAATATCTTGTTGGTTTAGATCAAGCAACAAAGGTTTCACTTATGTTAGCGTCAGGTGATTTACCAGACTTTGTTTATGGTAGTGGTGAGCATCAACAATTTATAAGAGCAGGTGCAGTAGTTCCACTAGAAGATTACATTAATAAGTACGGTAAATATAGCAAACAGATTTATTCAGATTCAGATTTCAAAAAACTAACTTTAACTGATGGTCACATTTATTTCTTATCATATAATAGAAACGAAGTTTCACCTTCCACAAAAGGTGACTATGCTTTCTGGACTCAGATTGAAGCTTTGAAAGAAGCTGGATATCCTACATTTAAATATTGGGAAGATTATGTTCCATTTATAAAAAATTATGTAAAAAAGCATCCAACAACCGATGGTGCAAAAACTATTGGTCTAACTATTACAACTGAAGGTGCAAGATTCTATATGATTACAAACCCACCTAAATTTTTAATGGGTTCACAAGACGATGGTGCATTTATTGTTAATCAAAAAACATATGAAGCAAAAATGTTTGCAATGAGCAGCGGTGCATATAAGTTTTACAAGAGCTTAAATAGCTTATGGCAAGAAGGAATACTTGATAAAGAAATGTTTGTTCAAAGCCATGATCAATATTTAGCTAAGATTGCTCAAGGAAGAGTTGTTTCAACATTTGGCAGAAATTTCCATTTAACAAATACATGGAACTCATTAAGACAACAAGGAAAATTTAGCAAAGCTCCTGCAGTTCCATTTCCATTAGTATTCAAAGGAACAAAACGTTCAAGATATCTAATGGTATCAACAATTGGTACAAGAGATGGTATTAGTATATCAAAGAAATGTAAAGACCCAGTTGCTGCATTTAAATTCTTAGATGCATTATGCCAAGTTGATATTCAAAAACTTATGTACTGGGGTATAAAAGGCCAAGACTATACTGTTGAAAATGGTAAGATGACAGTTTCTCAAAAACAAATGGAAATGAGGAGAGATCCTGTATATCAAAAGAAACAAGGCATAGGATATTGGGAAATATTTCCACATGCTTACTTAAAGTTACAAGATGGTAATTACAGAAGGCCAGAATTTGATCCAGAAATTGCATATAGAGATTATACAAAGGAAGAGAAAGAAGTTCTTGATGCATATAAATTTAAGAGCTTTATGCAATTCTATGACCCACCAGAACAATCAAAATATGGATATGCATGGGAAATTAGTGTTCCATCTGATAGACAAGATATAACTGTCGGTAACCAAAAGAGAGATGATTTATCAAGAAAATATATACCACAGCTTGTTATGGCTCCAAAGGGAAGATTTGATGATCTATGGAAGAGATATGTAAATGACATGAACAAGACAAATCCAAAAGCAGCTGAGGAATTCTATACACAACAAATTAAGTGGCGTCTTGATAAATGGTATTAA
- a CDS encoding ABC transporter permease, producing the protein MIVPFVLYEILFRYVPIFGWVMAFKDYQPFKGIIASDWVGLNNFKMLFQDSEFWYALRNTIGISFLKLITTFLAAIIFALMLNEVKNMLFKRTIQTVSYLPHFVSWVVAASIVMTVLSPESGILNQVLFKLHIIKEPIVWMGETKYFWWILALSQVWKETGWNAIVYLAAMTSIDPELYDAASVDGASRLQKIRHITLPSIAPTISMLLILNVGWLLNAGFEQVLLLRNSMVEDVAQILDTYVLDYGISMYRYSYATAAGIFKSVISVILVLAANKIAQKLNASTVV; encoded by the coding sequence ATGATTGTTCCATTCGTTTTATATGAAATTCTTTTTAGATATGTGCCTATATTTGGATGGGTAATGGCATTCAAAGATTATCAACCTTTCAAAGGCATAATAGCATCTGATTGGGTAGGACTTAATAATTTCAAAATGCTTTTCCAAGATTCAGAATTCTGGTATGCATTAAGAAATACAATTGGGATAAGTTTCCTAAAACTTATTACAACATTTTTAGCAGCTATTATATTTGCGTTGATGTTAAATGAAGTAAAGAATATGTTATTCAAAAGAACAATACAAACAGTTTCTTATCTTCCACACTTTGTATCATGGGTTGTTGCTGCAAGTATAGTAATGACAGTTTTATCTCCAGAAAGTGGTATATTAAATCAAGTATTGTTTAAACTTCACATAATTAAAGAACCAATAGTATGGATGGGTGAAACAAAATACTTTTGGTGGATATTAGCATTATCACAAGTTTGGAAGGAAACTGGTTGGAACGCAATTGTTTATCTTGCAGCCATGACAAGTATTGATCCAGAACTTTACGATGCTGCAAGTGTTGATGGTGCTTCAAGGTTGCAAAAAATTCGCCATATTACATTGCCAAGTATAGCACCAACTATATCAATGCTTCTTATATTAAATGTTGGCTGGCTTTTAAATGCAGGCTTTGAGCAAGTGCTTCTCTTAAGAAACTCAATGGTTGAGGATGTTGCTCAAATTCTTGATACCTATGTTCTTGACTATGGTATTTCAATGTACAGATACTCATATGCAACAGCAGCAGGTATATTTAAGAGTGTAATTAGCGTAATACTTGTTTTAGCAGCTAACAAGATTGCTCAAAAACTTAATGCATCAACTGTTGTATAG
- a CDS encoding carbohydrate ABC transporter permease has translation MSKKRFNAEDIVLDTIIYIFLILTALVTLYPFVNIIAVSFNDALDTIRGGIYFWPRKWTLKNYNIILSNPEIYHAAVISVIRTVLGTFLGIICSLLVAYPLSRKDFVLRKGAAAILVFTMYFSGGLIPTYLLMRYLNLLNTFWVYIIPNLIGMFNVIVLRSYIETLPGSIIESAKIDGASEFRILFTIILPLSMPAIATIALFIGVGHWNSWFDVYLYNPQRPELSTLQFELQKILASVSMQTSRNPNFEAGSMTQQMQAVTPESVRAAMTIVAVAPILFVYPFLQRYFVKGLTIGSVKGE, from the coding sequence ATGTCTAAGAAAAGGTTTAATGCTGAAGATATTGTATTAGATACAATAATATATATATTTTTAATTTTAACAGCTTTAGTTACATTATATCCATTTGTAAATATTATTGCTGTTTCATTTAATGATGCACTTGATACAATTAGAGGTGGAATTTACTTTTGGCCAAGAAAATGGACTTTAAAGAATTATAATATAATACTTTCTAACCCAGAAATATATCATGCAGCTGTTATTTCTGTAATAAGAACTGTTTTAGGAACATTCTTAGGAATTATTTGTTCACTTCTTGTTGCATATCCATTAAGTAGAAAGGATTTTGTATTAAGAAAAGGAGCTGCTGCAATACTTGTATTTACAATGTACTTTAGTGGTGGTCTTATACCAACATACCTTTTAATGAGATATTTAAATCTTTTAAATACATTTTGGGTATACATTATTCCAAACTTAATTGGTATGTTTAATGTTATTGTTTTAAGAAGTTATATTGAAACATTACCAGGAAGTATTATTGAATCGGCTAAAATAGATGGAGCAAGTGAATTTAGAATCCTATTTACAATAATATTACCATTATCTATGCCTGCAATTGCTACAATTGCACTATTTATTGGTGTTGGACATTGGAATTCTTGGTTTGATGTTTATTTGTATAACCCGCAAAGACCAGAGCTTAGTACTTTGCAATTTGAGCTTCAAAAGATATTAGCATCTGTTAGTATGCAGACAAGTAGGAATCCAAACTTTGAGGCAGGAAGTATGACTCAACAGATGCAGGCTGTAACACCTGAATCAGTTCGTGCTGCTATGACAATAGTTGCAGTTGCACCAATTTTATTTGTATATCCTTTCTTACAAAGATATTTTGTAAAGGGATTGACAATTGGTAGTGTTAAGGGTGAATAA